From one Phocaeicola salanitronis DSM 18170 genomic stretch:
- a CDS encoding amino acid permease yields MEGLFVRKSIDALQAEAGQTGAKTLKRVLGPVSLVALGVGVIIGAGLFSITGTVASEYTGPAITLSFIIAAIGCCFAGLCYAEFASMIPVAGSAYTYSYATMGELIAWIIGWDLVLEYTVAATTVSISWSRYLVVFLQGAGIDLPHAWTACPWDGGIVNIPAMVIVVLMSLILMRGTAGSSFFNGLIVFLKISVILVFVFLGWKFIEAENYVPYIPENTGRLGEFGLSGILRGAAIVFFAFLGFDAVSTAAQETKNPKRDMPIGILVSLLVCTVLYILFAHVMTGVAHYTEFDGQEGIAPVAVAIAHMGEQDAQGIITPAYPWLNKAIILAILFGYCSVIMVTLLGQSRVFLSMSRDGLLPPFFSRINPRFRTPVHSNFLFMIVVSLLAGFVPAQVAGEMTSIGTLLAFTLVCAAVLIVRKTMPDVHRAFKTPFVPFVPIMGILTCLCMMCFLPADTWIRLVLWMLVGLDIYASYGRKHSQLEPDRAYRKGDTVLNVLGLVLAVLSVITGLWHQQTVGWEADKTLLVISFVFAFTHCAYYMWRLWHQAKAHG; encoded by the coding sequence ATGGAAGGATTATTCGTCAGAAAGAGCATAGACGCATTGCAGGCAGAGGCAGGGCAGACAGGCGCAAAGACCCTGAAACGGGTGTTAGGACCGGTCAGCCTTGTGGCTCTGGGCGTAGGCGTGATTATCGGGGCAGGGCTGTTTTCGATTACGGGAACGGTGGCTTCGGAATATACCGGACCTGCCATTACACTCTCGTTCATCATCGCCGCTATCGGGTGTTGCTTCGCAGGCCTGTGCTATGCCGAGTTCGCCTCGATGATTCCGGTGGCGGGAAGCGCCTATACCTATTCGTATGCCACCATGGGCGAGCTGATTGCCTGGATTATCGGATGGGATCTGGTACTGGAATACACCGTGGCGGCTACTACGGTCAGCATCAGCTGGAGCCGGTATCTGGTAGTGTTCCTGCAAGGAGCGGGCATCGATTTGCCTCACGCATGGACGGCATGTCCGTGGGACGGAGGCATTGTCAACATTCCCGCCATGGTGATTGTGGTACTGATGAGCCTGATTCTGATGCGGGGAACGGCAGGAAGCTCCTTCTTCAACGGTCTGATTGTATTCCTGAAAATCAGTGTTATCTTAGTTTTCGTGTTCTTAGGATGGAAGTTCATTGAGGCAGAAAACTACGTGCCCTACATTCCGGAGAATACCGGACGTCTGGGAGAGTTCGGCTTATCAGGCATCTTGCGAGGAGCTGCCATTGTGTTTTTCGCTTTTCTGGGATTTGATGCGGTAAGCACGGCGGCTCAGGAAACAAAGAACCCCAAACGCGATATGCCCATCGGCATTCTGGTCTCTCTTTTGGTTTGTACGGTTTTATATATCTTGTTTGCGCACGTCATGACAGGCGTGGCACATTATACCGAGTTCGACGGACAAGAAGGAATCGCCCCGGTAGCTGTAGCTATCGCACACATGGGCGAACAGGACGCCCAAGGAATCATCACACCGGCTTATCCATGGCTGAACAAGGCGATTATCCTCGCTATCCTGTTCGGCTATTGTTCGGTAATCATGGTGACTTTGCTCGGCCAGAGCCGCGTGTTCCTCAGCATGAGCCGTGACGGGTTGCTGCCTCCGTTTTTCTCACGCATCAACCCACGCTTCCGCACACCGGTGCATAGCAATTTCTTGTTTATGATAGTGGTAAGCCTCCTGGCGGGATTTGTTCCGGCTCAGGTAGCGGGCGAAATGACCAGTATCGGTACCCTGCTCGCCTTCACCCTGGTATGCGCGGCTGTGCTGATCGTACGCAAGACGATGCCCGATGTGCACCGGGCGTTCAAGACGCCCTTCGTACCCTTTGTCCCCATCATGGGCATCCTTACGTGCCTGTGCATGATGTGTTTCCTTCCGGCAGACACATGGATACGGCTGGTGCTCTGGATGCTGGTAGGGCTGGATATCTATGCCAGCTACGGACGGAAACACAGCCAGCTGGAGCCTGACAGGGCATACCGTAAGGGAGATACCGTACTGAACGTGCTGGGGTTGGTGCTGGCAGTATTGAGCGTCATCACGGGATTATGGCACCAGCAGACCGTAGGCTGGGAGGCGGACAAGACCCTGCTTGTCATATCCTTTGTCTTCGCCTTTACCCATTGTGCCTACTATATGTGGAGGCTTTGGCATCAGGCAAAAGCGCATGGATAA